The region AACTAGTGTCCCTTATTAGATAGAAAAGTCTCCCCAGAACTCCCAGAAGCTAGTGTCCCTTATTAGATAGAAAAGTCCCCCCAGAACTCCCAGAAGCTAGTGTCCCCCATTAGATAGACAGGTCCCCCCAGTTGCTAGTTTCCCTATCGCCAAGACTAAAAAGTGCACTATGGCCTTCACTTCTTCCTCTGTTCTGGTACAGGGTACACAATGAGTAATGTCATCATACACGCTTGGCCTGGGTCAGAGCACAAAGGTGCAGAGACACCCCCAGTCTCCTGTAGACAACAGGCATCTGGCTCCATGAAAATAACAgtatattaacccctagatgacccagttacgccctggaagtctgtcaccagacgacccagggcgtaaatgtatgtcCTGGGTGTTTGTGCTGCTATGAAGCGCTCTCTGGAGCAAAGCATGCTTCATAGGAgatgggggctggctgcagtgagcatccCGGCCTTCACTGTTAATGAAAGGCTGCACCGATCGAGttgcagcgtgccattaactctgtaaacgccgcaatcgcatcgtttaagtgtgacaggggcagcccctgttatttaccgattgggacccctgcagtgtgactgcaggggtcccgatcattttaacggcaggctcaatcagcagagcgtcTATTACACTGATAAATGCTGTGTCTATGGCAAAGCATTGTGCATtgtatgcaatctgatgattTCAGGTAAAAATCCCCCAgcgggacttaaaatgtgtaaaaaaaaaaaaaatgtttttaaaaatacatcatattatatactgtagtgtgcataattgtccgatctattaaaagcACCATGATTGtcgatttttttttgttatattatgtataaaaaaattaataaaaaaaagtcagagctacacaaatatggtattaataagaactagagatcatggcaaaagaaatgacatctcatacagccctgtTGGTGAAAacataaaaccgttataagcgtcacaatagggccactttattaataattaattgcaaaaaaaaaggattttattaaataaaatatataacattagagaatctgtgtaaacctacatatggttgtgttcaggctgacctatagaataatggtatcatgtcgcttttaccatatagtgcattatgtacacacaggaacccccctaaacgttaccatattacattctttttttacgatttcaccaatttatattttcataaatgatattttgggggttccatcatacatgttatggtagaatgaaagacgccattacaaagtacaactactcctgtaaaaaacaagcccccacatggccctgtaaatggaaaaatgaaagtgctagagcttagaaggggagaaagaaaaaacaaaaacgcaaaaatgaaaatgtgtgcgtccactgggtcattttgggcctggtcctcaaagagttAATAAGTTGTTTATTTCTCATTTtgacacaaacatttttttttatttgctggacAACTGGTTCAATAATTTCTTTAGGGGGCACAGTAgccactactataatactatatataaggaCAAGTGAATATTGTTAGGGTGCAAAATGGGCGGTACTATATATCTCAGGGGCACAGTGAAAGGTACTTTATGGGGCACACAGTGTGGTTCTGTATACTTCAGGACACAGAAAGAGGTATTTTATATTTCTTGGACACAGTTACCATTAGTATATATATTTCATTGGGGAAAGTGAGAGGCAGTattattttaaaggggcactgtATACAACAATATAAAGAGCCAGTATAAAGGGTGAGAAtccaaacatatatacacatagccaaagaagtcatcatggtggtctgcgCCAAATGGAGAAGATGAGAAAAGAACACAACTCAGTCAGGGATGACATCAACTGTGAGTCACTAGATGTCATTGTTTATTCTCCATCTGACTGTATCTAATCAATCCTATAGTCACTGGATGATCAGTAGCTTGATCATGCCTGGAACCTTTCTAGCATGTAAAACATAAGAGagaatgtgaacagcgctccatcgTGTGAAGTCTAATGGCAGGTGAATTGATAGCAGGAGAGTAAAAGGAGACTCTCACCTGATAGGGTTGTGCCaatgcaaggcacaacactcagcaACCACGTGTatgtgaaccgcagccactcccagagacCAAAACCGGTTTGCATATAGtaaaatcctccactccaaaccctgggtacagtcgggcgcaggtccaaggtaGGCAATATCAATGTGAATATCCTTAAAAATTTATTGAAATATGACACAATGCGTTTCTAAGTTGTGCCgacctctttctcaagtgtcCGGTATAAAATGCATTCAAAGGTCCATAAAAAGGAGTGCACATGCTCAGAACGAGGCTTGACACAGATGGTATCTAATTGCATGAATACCAAATTCTGAATGGACCGCCTATCATGGGAGGACCATTACACCAAATCAGTTGCATTTAccatatatacaagtatacaaatCACAAAAAACAATTACAATCTCAGAAATGACAAAATGTATATAgcaaactatatatatatgtataacccTATATGTACAAACCATAATGGACATATAGAGAAAGTTATTAGTTATAAAAAATTGggtattaaaaatatattttaaaataaccattcacataaaatatacataaaataatttgattgttttatgatattttattatattaatattgCCTATCTGGTATTTTCAATGGACTCATTTAATCCTTGTGGGGTTAGGGTGGATAATTTAAAAATCCAATACGATTCACGGTTTATCAGTTGTCTATATCTCCTAGGATGATTTTCCGGAATCTGTTCCAATATGGTAAGTACTACATCTGTAGGATGTATTTAtactaaatacatttattttatattaaatgTGTGCTTGTTCAGATGCGACCGCACTGTCTGGATAGTGCGGCCCACTTATTGCAGTCCACAACTACACTctactgtgtaaacgcaccataagtgcaACTGATAAATCAAGTTTTGTCCCCTTCCATTATAGAGTATTATGCTATATGTGATACAGCTTCAACCTGTCTTTTTTTCTCCCTGTTACTGCAGCCATTACACACAGGAAAGCAGTGTCAGACTCCTTCACACAAATTGGACTTTAGCAAAGACAACAGTGTGATCAGGTGAGGTATATAACTCTGCAGCTAAGTAGTTCATGAACCTACTACTATATGTCTTTGCTCATAGGCATAGCAGCAGCATAAATAGAGCTGGTGGTgagaggaggggtctgagctgCCAGGAGGGATCTGATATATGATGATGTAATCCTGTAGTTCATAGAAAGCCAGCTGACCTAGAGCCTTTTCCTGCTTCACATAAAACCATGTGATTTTCTGTTGGTCTGAGGTGTATGACTGCAGCTGAGgtaggatgaaacagatgacaccgCACAAATAGTAAAGGCGAGTGTGCATTATATGTGCACACAAATGGAGTGCTTTTTAAATTTGTGCAAACAAATGGAGCTTTTTAAATTTGCAATTTTAACATTTTCATATTGGGAGAAAAGTTAAAAGTTCTGTGATTATATAAAAAATTGTAATTATGGTTCATAGCAAGTGAATActtccaacaaaacacagttatcactgaactcaaggagaacagtgaaaaaaattccaatgaagtactcaatcaggagtctccactgatgcccccaaaaatgttttgcatatttacatttttgggggcatcagtggagactcttgattgagtacttcattgaatttttttcactgttctccttgagttcagtgataactgtgttttttgttggtcgatttgctattgccccaactagccagaatcctactccacactgacgaggggcaaaacccccgaaacggctgtctgtggatggaagcctgctttggcaagcccttgtcatgatcgcaatactcgcaccttgagttagacattgacaaaaaggggccaccctggtgtttccctatttatgttccaatactagcaaccgagtgggacttaaggggctatttatcagggtggtgtggtgctctccctatcatggaggcatcccgtggcaacaggctagtgatatctggctatcccgtgttttgagactcgcaactgaggctccacggactcctgttttgcatattaaaatttttgggggcatcagtggagactcttgattgagtacttcattggaatttttttcactgttctcctcgagttcagtgataactgtgttttgttggtcgatttgctattgccccaactagccagaatcctacttcacactgacgaggggcaaaaaccccgaaacggctgtctgtggatggaagcctgctttggcaagcccttgtcatgatcgcaatactcgcacctttagttagacattgacaaaaaggggccaccctggtgtttccctatttatgttccaatactcgcaaccgagtgggacttaaggggctatttatcagggtggtgtggtgctctccctatcatggaggcaccccgtggcaacaggctagtgatatctggctatcccgtgttttgagactcgcaactgaggctccacggactcctgttttgcacaaGTGAATACTTCCAATTATGTATTAGACGTCAGTGTACTATGGTGTCTAATATCAACCTATATGGTTGTTTTACTGAATGtgttccctttaagtactgtggctaagggtgcctttacacagaaagattaatcttacagatttttgaagccaaagtcaggaatggatttaaaaagagaagaaatctcagtctttcctttatgacctgttctttgtttatagtctgttcctggctttggcttaaaaaatctgtcagataaatctctctgtgtaaaggcagccttagcCGTAAGGCTGTAGCTAAAACACAAACAGCTGATGGAAATTAATAGAAATCAGCTATCACCTATAGTTTTTGAATTTACAACCAGATGTAGGCCTATATCGTTCCGAACCTattagcagacagtataatttaaaTTGCATAAGAAAGACACACAAGGCAATATTGCTGTTCATCATTTTAATAGTTAGGGGTCGACATTTAACACAGAAGAAGACAAAACCCACTTCAAAGAAACAGACATAAAATTGTGGAGAACAAAGTGCGAAGAGTTAGCAAAGACGGGGAAAATAGTGGTGACTGCATGTAAGCGGGTTTGATAGAGCATTACCTAGTGAGGTATTACTCATTACAGTGCAATATATGTGCAGCCTGTCCAGGATGATCAAAGCTTAACAGTGATGGTGGCCATGCTTCCCCTTGGATAAACTGCTGGAGCTGAAGCTTCCTACATGGTGATGTTGGTGGCTACTTGCGCTatgtgctgagctgctgctgaccACGGCTGAAAATGTAGGAAACAAACATTAATATAAAATGTTCAAGCTGGTTACAAGTCTCTTATAATGGGAATAGAGGGAAATAATAGTATAACTCTCATTATTTGCTATAGGAAATTGTATTATACTAGCAACATGGCAAGCATTAGCATATCATAGTTTGTTGATAAGACAAGTTTCCCCTACTTCACTCATAgagtatttatgaaaaaaaaaatgctttacagTATCCTAAATTCTACAGAGGTTTTCAAGAAGGAAACAATTTACACATTATAAGACTTTAGTGCCCCTTCTTGACTAGGTATATTTTCTCATGCCCATAGACCATGCTGGACCACTAGGATGTTTATAGTCTTTGGGTGGTCGGCAGGTGatttatacacatagtacattgtGAGCAGCTCTTTCTATACTTACAGATGCTAACTGATCCATGTCCTTCTCCAACAAGTCTGAAAATCAAAGAAACACaatttaaaaaagaagaaaacataaaaaaaaagagttttaatACAAAATGTGGATTTTACTCACCTGTGCTCCTCTCCCTCCAACAGTTTCCTGTAGGTGGCGATCTCAATATCCAAAGCCAGTTTGACATTCATCAGCTCCTGGTACTCTCTCAGTTGGCGAGCCATGTCCTGCTTGGCCTTCTGTAGAGCAGCCTCCAGTTCAGCCAGCTTATGCTTAGCATCCTTGATAGCTGCTTCTCCACGTTCCTCAGCCTCTGTGATGGCGGCTTCCAGCTTAGCACGCTAGGTATAACAAAATAGGATGTTCAATTTTCATAACAGATCTATATTCccaaaaatgcattacattacatagactgTCAATGGATTTAAATGAGCAATGTGTAAGGCTTCCTATCCCTAATGTCAGAGCTGCAGAGAAGTCAAATACTTGTTGCTATTACACTTACTTGCTCAGGGTCCCAAAAGTGGGGTACTCAGTATTAAGCTATTAGAGGACCCTTTTATCAaacatgaacccccccccccccccccccccccgatttccGGAGCTTAAttattgcaaataaaaaaaaacatatgggaGACCTTTATAGTTACAAAATCATTGTTTACATTATGTTTCAGTTTTTTGTGATACGTTGttactattttatttatttaactattAAGATTCCAGATTTTTAGATATGGGCACGTGTTAATGCTGCACCTCTACAGCGTTCAAGAACAATCTCATTGACCCTGAAAACATTTTAGTCATGGTTCCCTGCTGCACTACAATTGTCCATTATGTTATGCAATAGTTTCATAGTGTTTTCGTGTCATATGAATCAGAGTTTTAGGCATGACAAGCTAAATCGCTTCAACATTGTGACTAATGTCAGGACATCCTTTTTAACAAGTTCTCCCACGCCTCACCTAGGATCTCAAGCTGTTCCGCCTAATTTTTATTACTTTGTACATTATCTCAAACTAAGTATCAATCGTACAGTTGACTACAGATAGGATTAtaatacatagatatacagtTTTATCAGAACAGATAACTGCATGAACTTTAGCTTTTCAGATTTTATATGCCTGATCATGTGAAGAATTTATTTCAAATGATTCTAAATGTTGGAAATATatcatctgtattttttattttctctttgtaATTTTTTGACTTTTATTTTTTCTGTACAATTATACATATGCTCTACAGAGCACTGCATGGACATAGACAATAATAGACAGGAGACGTTCCATTGACAAAATTGGGAAGGGTTACTggacatactctgtgacctttcaaTAGGTTATTccacagagagggggaggctgagctgtgaattACATCTTTTGGTTTTTATACCTACTGGTGTAGACATCACATTCCCATGAGCCTCCTCCTTATTATGACATACAGAAAAGGAAGTGTCGGCTCAGTTTAaggctaaagcccctatttcacgggtcgtctagaggagcaaacaagcactctcagcgctcgtttgcttctcgttccccgctcgctgtcgccgCTGTTCAGCACGGCTgcggtgagcgggtgagtgcgggaggggcggcggggagctgcaggggggggggctgcctgggtgattgctgatcgcccgggcagcccataggatacagcagcgtctgctgccgatgctcctattcaacggagagccggcagcagatcgctgctatatcagtcgcttgttttttaacatgttgaaaaacaagcgactgcaacgatcagccgacatgaacgatgtcggctgatcattgcactgtattccacgggacgattatcgttcatagcggCCGATAaaggccgaatacgaacgatattccttccgtggaatagggccttaagtggtaAGAATGGAAACTACAAGATTTCAGGgttatttaaaatatatttatttatattattgaaTTTAGGACCCTATAAACGTTGCAATAATCAAAACTTTTACTGTTTTGTCTTTAGCACCATGATCTAGTCTTATCGGTTTCAATAAGTCATACATCAATAATAAACAGTTGCACTgtagactaatatatatatatatatatatatatatatatacacacacaccacaacgTTACCTGTGCTTTCACACTCTCTATTTCACTCTTCAGTCTCTGGATCAGGCGAGTCAATTCAGTAATTTCATGCTTAGTGTTTCTCAGGTCATCACTATGTCTTCCAGCTGTCAAACGCAGCTCTTCAAACTACACAAGAGAACGCAGGTTATCCAGTTGAAAGTTCTATTATTAAGTCAAGTGCACAATTATACTTTGAATAGTGCAGTATAGTATCTATCTCAGGCATTAGTATACAGCATAGCAGATTGATTAACTAGAACTACAGATTAGCTATAACTAGGTCTGctattttttttctgctatagTTCTTAGTCTCTATTATGTGGTTTACTATTTGGTCAATGCTTTAGAATTTGAAAGAACGCTGCCTACGCAGTGgtcagcagtattatacaggtaattagtgatgagcgaatagtgagatattcgaatattcaatgttcgtacgaatatcctgcgaatattcgaatattcgatcgaatattcgatcccattaaagtctatgggaacaagtattcgattattgaaaaacatctatttgaccacttggaggtacaAACTgggagctgggggatttgaacacttattgaatatttatcgaatattcgcgggatattcatacgaatatcgaatattcgaatatctcactatttgatcgaatatctattcgatcgaacaatattcgctcatcactacaggtAATCCGAGCGGTATTATACAGGTAATCCCAGCTGTAATATATAGGTAATCTCAGAGATTCAGTATAATTATTTTATATGTAAAGTATATGTTAGAGGTATAGGCCCGGTAGATTACATTGTGGTACGGAAAGAAATATCTCTACATTGCTAAACCATGTTAACATATTTTGTGGATTAGAAGGGATTTTGCAGGGCTCCTCCAATAATTCAGCAATGATTCCGTCTATTAGTTTGACTCACCCGTGACTGGTACATGGCCtcagcctcagctctgctcctgtTAGCAATCTCTTCATATTGAGCTTTAACCTCAGCAATGATGCTGTCCATGTCTAAATCTCTGCTGTTGTCCATGGATACAATGACGGAGACATCTGAGATCTGAGCCTGGAGCTGAGCAATCTCCTAAGAAAAAGAAATCAATGTAATGTTGTTAACCATACGTGAATGAAAGACTGTATCGTGATCATAGACATTATCTATTTATTCCTCAATCCAACCATTCTTCTATTATAGCTCTTCCATACAATGTATTACTACAAAGTATACTTTGTTATTCCCATTTGTCTTGTCCCACAATTACAGGACCTATCGTCAAGAGTACAATAAGCACCAATGTGTGGATCGTATCATGCttcttcatgttttttttaaactattataTTAAAGTAGTAGTGTTAGCTATCAAATAAGTGAAGAGGGTATTCCATCATCTATATATTATCTTTATCTTTAATGCAATATATTCATTTTAAACTAGTTGCCTATTGCTTTAAGGTAAGTGCAGTGTCCACTATGCTGCCATTCCATacacataataaaaattaaatataatttaccCATTTGCTTTGATGAATTAAAAATCTTTTTGGTTGGTAAAGAAATAAGGTTACTTACTGCATCAAAGAGGGCGCGCAGGAAGTTAATCTCATCGGTTAGGGAATCCACTTTAGCTTGCAGATCAGATTTATTGATGAAAGCGGCATCAACATCCTAGAAGATAAATTACATTTATTGGCCAGTATTCCAGTGTTtcggtacttattagctgctgtatgtcctgcagtaagtggtgtattctttccagtctgacactgtgctctctgctgccaccactgttcgtgtcagaaactgtccagatctTCATGGATAACCTCccacagggtatacagcagcttataagtactggaagactggagatttttaatagaagtaaattacaaatctctggcactagctaatttgaaagaaaaaagattttggtgaacaacccctttaacgccatATAAGTCGTTCATAAAATTTAGTACATACTCTCTTAAGTCCTACAAATTCATTCTCTGCCGCAGTACGTCTGTTGATCTCATCCTCATACCTGTTGGGTTACACATAAAATGATTATTTGAAGGGCATCAATTCAATCGCCATCCAATTTATAATTTTGTTATCTTTTATACATTATTAAAAATTGGAAACCATAAAATGATATTCAATTAGATTTTGGGCAACATACTTTTTCTTAAATTCCTCGACTGCATCTTCCATGTTTCTTCTTTCTGCCTCCAGACGAACTCTTTCAGATCCAAGACTTTCCAGCTGTTTCCTGAGGTTGCTGATGTATGCTTCAAAGAGGGGCTCAATGTGGCTCTTTGCAGGCTTTTTGTCTTGCAGAAGAGACCATTTTGTTTCTAGCATTTTATTCTGCTGTTCTAGAAATCTCACCTACAATAAACATTTGAAGTAAAATAAAGGAATGAGGACACAAGGATGATATTGAAACATTCTATTTAATCTGCTGTTATTTgctcattgtattttttttttttatatatatatattttgtttattattatgtgaagtcatcttgcctgagctgcttttaacaTTTAGTGATATGATTTTAAGCAAGCCACATGGACATGGGCATAATGGACTGAAGGGCAATGTTTTCTAGGCATGCCCTGTAACCTGTGCAGGGGTAATTGTGCAGAGAGGTTGAAGCTGAGTTTTGTGCATCACTTATTATTTGTGGCCTGAtcccatgttatctatatactggtgtaacaTTGTAATTTTATCTGTAATAATAATGAGAAGAATGCTTGAAGTGATtgttacagaacaggaagtgttagCTTATTATTGAgtttagtggtcagaatgaaaactgcaagaattTAGAATTATTTTGTAGTATAAATATTAAAGCAGAAAATtaacataaaatacataaaacttGAATTAAATATTTTTGATCACACATCTTTATTATTGATGACCTATTTTAAGGATAGGCCTCAATATTTGATCAGCAGGGATTCTATTCTTGGCATCTTAGCTGGTTAGCTAAGTGAAGGGACTGTACTAGTCCAGCAAGCACTCCATCCCTTTAGCTTTACAGGGACCTATGCCTGTGCAGGTAAACAATGAAGGGTATGTCTGGTATTGTGCTAGTAGTTTTAAAAAATCCTTGAAAAATAGTTTTTCGTCACTTTATTTAAACCTTAACTTCAAATCTTCTTTGTATCTCCCTGGACTCCTTAGCTTTCCAAAAGGTTGAAATCTAGGAATTATTTTCATTCTGTTCTTGTTGTCAGAACTAGGAAATGAAATTTGCCTTGCAAACTAGAAACATTATGAAAAAGTATTATACTGTCCCTAGCAGGCCAACATTAAGCCTCTACTACATTAGATCTTGCTTTCGGTTCTGCCCACCTACACTTAAAAACATACAGATATATTGCAAAAAATTGTGATCCTCTTTCAAGGTTATGAGGCCTG is a window of Dendropsophus ebraccatus isolate aDenEbr1 chromosome 5, aDenEbr1.pat, whole genome shotgun sequence DNA encoding:
- the LOC138792580 gene encoding keratin, type II cytoskeletal cochleal-like, with the protein product MSHHSGHSSHGIKSFSSSSACLPSVSKHSSIGSFTSKKISIGHKVHPSFSSKSVYSVVSGGHKISAGLKSGHAYSLSGHGHGHGLSAASYGFGGSFCSPGITPVTINQSLLAPLNLEIDPHIQKVRIDEKDQIKGLNNKFASFIDKVRFLEQQNKMLETKWSLLQDKKPAKSHIEPLFEAYISNLRKQLESLGSERVRLEAERRNMEDAVEEFKKKYEDEINRRTAAENEFVGLKRDVDAAFINKSDLQAKVDSLTDEINFLRALFDAEIAQLQAQISDVSVIVSMDNSRDLDMDSIIAEVKAQYEEIANRSRAEAEAMYQSRFEELRLTAGRHSDDLRNTKHEITELTRLIQRLKSEIESVKAQRAKLEAAITEAEERGEAAIKDAKHKLAELEAALQKAKQDMARQLREYQELMNVKLALDIEIATYRKLLEGEEHRLVGEGHGSVSISVVSSSSAHSASSHQHHHVGSFSSSSLSKGKHGHHHC